From the Arvicola amphibius chromosome 2, mArvAmp1.2, whole genome shotgun sequence genome, one window contains:
- the LOC121677096 gene encoding LOW QUALITY PROTEIN: zinc finger protein 382-like (The sequence of the model RefSeq protein was modified relative to this genomic sequence to represent the inferred CDS: substituted 1 base at 1 genomic stop codon) has product MIPLPGGGAVTIKTEAQSEDESEQQLLESLSQSMYRAHKRPRTRGPRRHHAQGVPRVLIRKPQAAEAREEPPHILPRQRQRERAFSCPDCGESFRLKINLTIHQRTHVEAEEHREVWSDLPVGSGESHSTLEPGEVVVPGPVISWLPKEPTSHRSLAGSAFMGQRSTAKVYHCSECLLSFQRRKTLILHQHQHTGNKQGWPACPYCGKAFRRPSDLFRHQRIHTGERPYQCPECGRAFNRNHHLTVHMQTHSXGWEDLLSVDLFWGLGCCSEAEAQVWQLHPLLLFLGVVREMEARNGSLLSGLRVGSVFDPL; this is encoded by the exons ATGATTcctttgccaggtggtggtgctgtgACCATCAAGACAGAAGCACAGTCTGAGGACGAATCTGAGCAGCAGCTTCTGGAGTCCCTGAGCCAGTCCATGTATAGAGCCCACAAAAGGCCCAGGACTAGAGGCCCCAGACGGCATCATGCCCAGGGAGTGCCTAGGGTACTGATTAGGAAACCCCAGGCCGCAGAGGCTAGGGAGGAGCCACCCCATATCCTTCCTCGACAACGACAACGGGAGCGGGCATTCTCATGCCCTGACTGTGGGGAGAGCTTCCGCTTGAAGATTAATCTGACAATCCATCAGCGGACCCATGTAGAAGCGGAGGAACACAGGGAGGTTTGGAGTGATCTGCCTGTTGGGTCAGGGGAAAGCCACTCCACACTGGAACCAGGGGAGGTGGTGGTGCCTGGTCCTGTCATCAGCTGGCTACCTAAGGAGCCCACAAGCCACCGTTCCCTGGCAGGCAGTGCTTTCATGGGACAAAGGTCAACAGCTAAGGTTTACCACTGTAGTGAATGCCTGCTCTCCTTCCAGCGACGGAAGACCCTGATACTGCACCAGCATCAGCACACAGGCAACAAGCAGGGCTGGCCTGCCTGTCCCTACTGTGGCAAGGCCTTCCGCCGGCCCTCGGACCTCTTTCGTCACCAGCGTATCCACACTGGCGAACGTCCCTATCAGTGCCCTGAGTGTGGCCGGGCCTTCAACAGGAACCACCACCTGACTGTTCACATGCAGACCCACTCATGAG GGTGGGAGGACCTGCTTAGTGTAGACCTGTTTTGGGGGCTTGGCTGCTGTTCTGAAGCAGAGGCTCAGGTGTGGCAGTTGCATCCTTTACTACTTTTTCTAGGAGTTGTGAGGGAAATGGAAGCTAGGAATGGGTCACTCCTCTCAGGTCTCAGGGTTGGTAGTGTGTTTGACCCTTTGTGA